TCTCACCAGTTATGAGTGCTTACTCGGTTTTAGACTCGTTTTCAGTTCACTCCGACAGCGCTGGATGGGGGCTGCCACGCTGAGTGTCTTGATCACTTCAGCTCCCGAACGACGATCTCGACCGACCTGCTCCTGTCGAGGTCTCCATACACGCCGACACCCGCATTCGCAGCGCTACGAGTACGATTTGGTATCGCGATATTTGATTTATGATTTTGTTCGCCCCGGCGGTCCTCCGAGCCCTGTCGAGGCATCTGACGTGTGTCAGACGCCGGGGAAAAATACTTTATGCGCGTACGCGACATCGGCAAATAATGGATTCAATTATCGAGGACGCAATCGACGAGGCCGAAGGAGACGGGGCCGATGCGTCCGATTCGGACGCGGCGTCCGAGGGCACGGGATCGGGAACGATGACCGACGAGGAGCTCGCGAGCGTCGTCAAGGACCTCGAGACGAAGATCACCGTCGTCGGCTGCGGCGGCGCGGGCGGCAACACCGTCACCCGAATGTCCGAGGCGGGCATCCACGGCGCGAAGTTGGTCGCGGCGAACACCGACGCCCAGCACCTCGCGACCGAGGTCGACGCCGACGAAAAAATCCTCATCGGTCGTCAGCGAACCGGGGGCCGCGGCGCGGGCTCGGTGCCGAAGATCGGCGAGGAGGCCGCCCAGGAGAACCTAGAGGACATCAACAACTCCATCGACGACTCGGACATGGTGTTCATTACCGCGGGTCTCGGGGGTGGGACGGGGACCGGGTCGGCCCCGGTCGTCGCACAGGCCGCCCAAGACCAGGGTGCGCTCACCATCGCTATCGTGACGATCCCTTTCACCGCGGAGGGCGAACGCCGCCGGGCGAACGCCGACGCCGGGCTGGAGCGCCTCCGGGCCGTCGCCGACACCGTCATCGTCATTCCGAACGACCGGCTGCTCGATTACGCTCCCAACATGCCGCTGCAGGACGCGTTCAAGATCTGTGACCGGGTACTCATGCGCTCGGTGAAGGGGATGACCGAACTCATCACGAAGCCTGGGCTGGTCAACGTCGACTTCGCCGACGTGAAGACAATCATGGAGAACGGCGGCGTCGCGATGATCGGCCTCGGCGAGTCCGACTCGGAGAACAAGGCCCAGGATTCGATCCGGTCGGCGCTTCGGTCGCCGCTGCTCGACGTCGAGTTCGACGGCGCCCAGAGCGCGCTTGTCAACGTGGTCGGCGGTCCCGACATGTCCATCGAGGAGGCCGAAGGCGTCGTCGAGGAGATCTACGACCGAATCGATCCCGACGCCCGCATCATCTGGGGCGCGTCCGTCGACCCCGAGTTCGACGGCAAGATGGAGACGATGATCGTCGTCACGGGCGTCGATAGCCCCCAGATTTACGGCAAGAGCGAAGCCGAACAGGAGCGGGCGGTTGCGGCGGGCGACGACATCGACTTCGTCGAGTGACGCTTCCGTTTCACCCGCCGGGTGGGGGAGCCGGCCCGCGTCGGGGCGGCACGCCGGATCAACAACTAAAAAACCCCGGAGACGAAACGAAGGGCCATGAACACCCCAACGGATCTCACGTCGTACGTTCGCGTGCTGAAGCTCGCGAGCACGCCCTCGTGGGACGAGTTCTCGAAGGTCTCGGGCGTCGCCGGGCTCGGCATTCTGCTCGTCGGTTTCATCGGGTTCGCCATCTTCGCGATCATGACGTTCATTCCGGGTGGTCCGTGATGTCCATCTACGCGGTCAAGACCACCGCGAGCCAGGAACGAACCGTCGCGGATATGTTGATAACCCGCGAGGAGCCCGGGATCCACGCGGCGCTCGCGCCGGATTCGCTCACCAGTTACGTCATGGTCGAGGCGGACGGTACGGCGGCGATCGACCGCGCGCTCGAGGACATCCCCCACGCCCGGAGTCTGGTCTCCGAACGGCCCTCGCCGTTCAGCGAGATCGAACACTTTCTCAGCCCGAAACCCGACGTCGAGGGGATCGCCGAGGGCGACATCGTCGAGTTGATCGCCGGCCCGTTCAAAGGCGAGAAGGCGCAGGTCCAACGCATCGACGAGGGCAAAGACCAGGTCACAGTCGAGCTATACGAGGCGACCGTCCCGATCCCCGTAACGGTTCGGGGCGACCAGATCCGCGTACTCGACAGCGAAGAACGGTAGGGGCTCCCGCTGGAGCCGTCTGTTGTATTAGCGCCCGCCGGAGCGCATATCGACCGTCGTACGCACACCGCCGTTGGGTGGAAAACCGGAACCGATAACGCCCCGGCAACCGGTAGCTTGAGCATGGGTCGGTTTCGCCTCGACACACACGTAAAAGTCCTCGACGAACGGGTGGTCGAGCGCGCGAAAGCCCGCGGCCTCGATGGGGTCGTCTACGCGCCGCACTTCACTCGGCTCCCAGACATCCGTGCGCGCGCAGAACGGTTCTCCGAGGAGGACTTTGTCGTCATCCCCGGGCGGGAGGTGTTCACCGGCGACTGGCGGAACCGAAAGCACGTCCTCGCGGTCGGACTCTCCGATCCGGTTCCGGACTTCATCACCCTCGAGGGGGCGATAGCGGAGTTCGAACGCCAAGAGGCGGCGGTGCTCGCGCCGCATCCGGAGTTCGCGACCGTCAGCCTCGAAGCACACGACATCCGCGCCCACCGCGAGCGGATCCACGCCCTCGAAGTGTACAACCCGAAGCATCTCGAAACCCACACCCGACGGTCGCGGGAACTCGCCGCCGAGTTCGAGATGCCAGCGTTCGGCTCCTCGTACGCCCACCTCCGGGGAACCGTCGGCGAGGTCTGGACCGAGTTCGACCGCGCTCTCGGGACGGCCGCCGACGTCGTCGCCGCGCTCAGGGACGGTGTCCCGCGATCGGTCCGCCGCCGGGACGGACTCGAACATCGCCTCCGGTGTGGGGCCGAGTTCACGCACCTGTTTTATGAGAACAGCTGGGGAAAGATCGATCGGCTCTTTTTATCCGGGACGGAGCCGACCCACCCCGACCACATCGCCTACGGCGGGCGGTTTGCGGACGTGAGCGTCTACTAGGATGGCCCGGGCGGCCCTAGGCGGGTAGCGAAAGCTGTGACGCCCACCCGAGGTCGACGTACCTCGGAAGCACGTGGACGATAGCGGTCGCGACGGCGAGCTCGACCGCCGTAACGACGATCGTGACGGCGTTGGCGAACCGACTCGACGTCGTCACGCCAGAGGGAAAGCCATGCTCCTGGCTCGACAGCGGGTACAACAGCGCGATCCCTCGGCGGCTGCCGAGGTAATCGAGGACGTAATGGGTGAAGACCCCGATCCAGACGTAGTCGAGGTTCCCGAAAACGAACGGGAAGGCGGCGAAGAGCCCCAACACCGGGAGGTTGTGCAGCGTCTTGCGGTGTTTGCCGACGGCGGTGTCGGCGTCCGGAAACAGCGCCCCGAGCGTTACCGGGACCGTCACGGCGACCACGGTCCGAAGGGTTTCGACGGTCCCGGACGGCTCAACGACGAATCCCAGCCCGATCCCCAAGAGCGCGGCGTTGAGAACGTGGCCTTCCTTGTTCATACCGTTCGGACAGCCGCCATAATAAAAGGGTGTTCGCTCGATGGCTTCGCGGGTAGCTGAAAAGTAATTAAAAGGCTACGTCGCCTCGACGGCCTCACGGAGGTCCTCGAGTGCCCGCTCGGCGATCTGGCGTTTGATCTCGGTTCGGGTCCCGTCGAAGACGTACCGCTCGACCCGACACCACGACTCGCCGCTGCCCCATCCGCCAGCATGCGCGACACCGATGTAGACGGTCCCGACGGGCTTGTCGTCGCTGCCGCCCTCCGGCCCGGCGATCCCGGTCGTCGCGACGCCCCACGTCACCCCGGCGGCGTCCCGGACCGCGCGGGCCATCGCCCGAGCCACCGGTTCGCTGACCGCCCCTTCCGCGTCGAGGCGTTCGCGGGGGACGCCCAGGTCCAGTTTGGCATCGTAGCTGTACGTGACGACGGACCGATCGAAGTAGTCGCTCGCCCCCGGAACGTCGGTGAGCAACGAACCGATGAGTCCGCCGGTGCAGGACTCGGCGGCGGCGACTGTCGCGTCGCGTTCGCGAAGCGACTCGCCGACTGTCTGTTCGATTGCCATGCCGGGTCGAGACGCGCCGCGGACTTGAAACCGCGGTCGCCTCGCGCCCGGGGATCTCTCCCGTGCCGCCAGACAAACAACTGATATGCGAGCGCGAGAACTGATAGGTATGACGACCCGCACGGCGGCCCGCACGCGTGAGACGGCCGAGACGGACATCGAGGTGACGCTCGACCTCGACGGCGATGGCGACAGCACGGTCGAGACGGGCGTGGGCTTTTTCGATCACATGCTCGAGGCGTTCGCGAAACACGGCCTCTTCGATCTCACCGTCCGCTGTGACGGCGACGTGGACATCGACGACCACCACACCGTCGAGGACGTCGCGATCACGCTCGGAAACGCCCTCGAGGAGGCGCTGGGCGAGAAGCGCGGCATCGTCAGGTACGCCGATCGACGGGTCCCCCTCGACGAGGCCGTCGCGAGCGTCGTCGTCGACGTCTCGGGGCGCCCCCGGTTTTATTTTAGGGGGGAGTTCTCCCAGCCGACCGTCGGGGCGTTCACGAGCGACATGGCCAGACACTTCGCGGAGTCGCTGGCGCTCAACGCGGGACTGACGCTACACGTCGAAGTCGACGGCGAGAACGCCCACCACGAGGTCGAGGCGCTTTTTAAGTCGTTGGCGCGGGCGCTGGACGACGCGACCCGGATCGACGACCGCCGCGGCGATACGCCGAGCACGAAGGGTACATTATAACCGGCAGGAGGCGGGCCGGGTCCGACAGGAACCGATATGCAGGGCCGGGCCCAACGGGGAGCAATGAGGCGTCGGTCCGAGGAAACCGAAGCACTGATCGAGGAGTACTGGAGTTGGTTCGCCGTCGCGCTCTTTTTGTTACTGGCTGTCGACCTGCTGACGACCGCCGGGGCAGCCAGTAAGTACGGGCTGGCGGCCGAGAGCAACCCCGCGATGAGGTGGTTGCTCGAACGGGGAGTAGCGACTGTGATCGGTGTCCACCTGGCCGTCGTCGTGCTGGGGGCGCTCGGGTTCGCCGGCATCGTCCGCCTGCTGCGGCGCGGACGGCCACCGTACGACCGCTACCTCGCGTACTGCATCGAGGCCTGGCTCGGACTCCTCGTGGTGGCGGGACTGACGGTGTTCGCGAACAACCTCTCGGTGATCGTCCTCGGGGAGTCGTTGGTGTGACGGTGCCGGTGCCGGGGCGTCGAACCCGGTGTGGCGAGCGACGGACTACGCCAAGAAGACGTGTCGCGGGCGGTCGGCTAGGACCTCCCGGCCCCACTCGACGGTCTCGCGGAACTCCTCCGATCGGAAAAAGGCCATCGCGTCCTCGCGGCCCGCCCACTGGCTGGCGATGAACATGTCGTTCTCGTCGCCGAGGTTGGTCATGAGGTCGGTCTCGAGGTGGCCATCCATCCCTTCGAGCATCCCGGTTACGTCCCCGAAGGTGTTGACGAACTCCTCGCGGTAGTCGGGCTTGACGGTGTAGAACATCCCCATCGTGCCGAAGCCCTCAGTCGCGTCGGCGCCGGCGCGGGCGACGATGCCCGGCAGCTCCGAGAGAAAGCCACTCGCGGTGTCGGCGGCGTCCTCGGTCTCCCAGATCGAGACGATCGCGGTCCGGTCGCCGCCGTGTTCGTCGGCGTAGACGGCGGATTTGACGTGGGTGTCGTAGTGCTCGAAGCGCTCGGCCAACGTGTCGAGTTCCTCGCGGAGCGTCCCGGGGTCGGCCTCGGAGTACAGCACCATCGCGTAGACGTCCTCGCCGTGCGGTTGGCCGGCGTAGATGTCGTTGTCGCCGAGCTCCCCGCGGATGTCGTCGTCGTCGTCGGTGCCGTGGGTGTCGGCGTCATCCGTCTCGGAGCCCTCGCTCCCGCCGACGTCGGACTCGATCGGTGCGCCCACGCCGGCGCGGACGCCGTCGAGGTCGGACAGAAAGCCCGAAGCGGTGTCAGCGGCGCGCTCGTTGCGCCACAGCGAGACGACCACCGTTTCGCCGTCACCGGCCCGGACCGCCGTCGAGACGTGGGTGTCGTAGTGGTCGAAGTTCCCCCGAAGCCCCTCGACCTCCTCGGCGAGATCCTCGGCGTCGGCCTCGGCGGAGAACAAAAGGCCGTAGCCCGCGTCGGCGTAGCCGTCGGCGTCGACACCGAACCGCGAGAGCCGGGCCCGGAACTCGTCGGGGTCGATCACTTCGTGGGCGGCGTCGACGTCGGGGCGGCCGCTGGAGCCACCTTCGGTGTCGCTTCCCGCGTCGGCGTCGTCGGTTCCGGCCCGACTGGCGTCGGCGTCCGACCCCTCCGTCGGAACCGCCTCGCCGGCCAGAAGCGCCGGGAGGTCCTCGGGCGGGAACCGCCGGCCCATATAAAAAGGACCGAACTCCGCGAACTTCGAGGACGAGGGGTGAAACCGCATCTCGTAGAGGAGGTGTTTGATCTCCGTTGGGTCGTCGGCGAACAGCGTCACGCCCCACTCGTAGTCGTCGAAGCCGACGCTACCGGTGATGATCTGGTTCACTTTCCCCGCGTACTGGCGGCCGATGTCGCCGTGGGCGGACATGTGTTCGGCGCGCTCCTCGAAGGGAAGGTCGTACCAGTTGTACTCGGGGTCGCGGCGCTTGTCCATCGGATAGAAACAGA
The genomic region above belongs to Natronomonas moolapensis 8.8.11 and contains:
- the ftsZ gene encoding cell division protein FtsZ, which produces MDSIIEDAIDEAEGDGADASDSDAASEGTGSGTMTDEELASVVKDLETKITVVGCGGAGGNTVTRMSEAGIHGAKLVAANTDAQHLATEVDADEKILIGRQRTGGRGAGSVPKIGEEAAQENLEDINNSIDDSDMVFITAGLGGGTGTGSAPVVAQAAQDQGALTIAIVTIPFTAEGERRRANADAGLERLRAVADTVIVIPNDRLLDYAPNMPLQDAFKICDRVLMRSVKGMTELITKPGLVNVDFADVKTIMENGGVAMIGLGESDSENKAQDSIRSALRSPLLDVEFDGAQSALVNVVGGPDMSIEEAEGVVEEIYDRIDPDARIIWGASVDPEFDGKMETMIVVTGVDSPQIYGKSEAEQERAVAAGDDIDFVE
- a CDS encoding protein translocase SEC61 complex subunit gamma; amino-acid sequence: MNTPTDLTSYVRVLKLASTPSWDEFSKVSGVAGLGILLVGFIGFAIFAIMTFIPGGP
- a CDS encoding transcription elongation factor Spt5, whose product is MSIYAVKTTASQERTVADMLITREEPGIHAALAPDSLTSYVMVEADGTAAIDRALEDIPHARSLVSERPSPFSEIEHFLSPKPDVEGIAEGDIVELIAGPFKGEKAQVQRIDEGKDQVTVELYEATVPIPVTVRGDQIRVLDSEER
- a CDS encoding PHP-associated domain-containing protein, whose protein sequence is MGRFRLDTHVKVLDERVVERAKARGLDGVVYAPHFTRLPDIRARAERFSEEDFVVIPGREVFTGDWRNRKHVLAVGLSDPVPDFITLEGAIAEFERQEAAVLAPHPEFATVSLEAHDIRAHRERIHALEVYNPKHLETHTRRSRELAAEFEMPAFGSSYAHLRGTVGEVWTEFDRALGTAADVVAALRDGVPRSVRRRDGLEHRLRCGAEFTHLFYENSWGKIDRLFLSGTEPTHPDHIAYGGRFADVSVY
- a CDS encoding metal-dependent hydrolase — its product is MNKEGHVLNAALLGIGLGFVVEPSGTVETLRTVVAVTVPVTLGALFPDADTAVGKHRKTLHNLPVLGLFAAFPFVFGNLDYVWIGVFTHYVLDYLGSRRGIALLYPLSSQEHGFPSGVTTSSRFANAVTIVVTAVELAVATAIVHVLPRYVDLGWASQLSLPA
- a CDS encoding CinA family protein, with protein sequence MAIEQTVGESLRERDATVAAAESCTGGLIGSLLTDVPGASDYFDRSVVTYSYDAKLDLGVPRERLDAEGAVSEPVARAMARAVRDAAGVTWGVATTGIAGPEGGSDDKPVGTVYIGVAHAGGWGSGESWCRVERYVFDGTRTEIKRQIAERALEDLREAVEAT
- the hisB gene encoding imidazoleglycerol-phosphate dehydratase HisB, whose translation is MTTRTAARTRETAETDIEVTLDLDGDGDSTVETGVGFFDHMLEAFAKHGLFDLTVRCDGDVDIDDHHTVEDVAITLGNALEEALGEKRGIVRYADRRVPLDEAVASVVVDVSGRPRFYFRGEFSQPTVGAFTSDMARHFAESLALNAGLTLHVEVDGENAHHEVEALFKSLARALDDATRIDDRRGDTPSTKGTL
- a CDS encoding heme-binding protein encodes the protein MDGRKPPGTEEGWYALHDLRRIDWDGWREATERDRESALGEGVEYLRSHVDLEDADAGASAVFSVVGHKADLMILHLRPTMAALDRAERRFESTAFAGFTERASSYVSVTEVSGYMHEELVEGIEDIEDAGMRNYMQQRIYPEMPDAEHVCFYPMDKRRDPEYNWYDLPFEERAEHMSAHGDIGRQYAGKVNQIITGSVGFDDYEWGVTLFADDPTEIKHLLYEMRFHPSSSKFAEFGPFYMGRRFPPEDLPALLAGEAVPTEGSDADASRAGTDDADAGSDTEGGSSGRPDVDAAHEVIDPDEFRARLSRFGVDADGYADAGYGLLFSAEADAEDLAEEVEGLRGNFDHYDTHVSTAVRAGDGETVVVSLWRNERAADTASGFLSDLDGVRAGVGAPIESDVGGSEGSETDDADTHGTDDDDDIRGELGDNDIYAGQPHGEDVYAMVLYSEADPGTLREELDTLAERFEHYDTHVKSAVYADEHGGDRTAIVSIWETEDAADTASGFLSELPGIVARAGADATEGFGTMGMFYTVKPDYREEFVNTFGDVTGMLEGMDGHLETDLMTNLGDENDMFIASQWAGREDAMAFFRSEEFRETVEWGREVLADRPRHVFLA